A genomic stretch from Halichoerus grypus chromosome 5, mHalGry1.hap1.1, whole genome shotgun sequence includes:
- the LYSMD1 gene encoding lysM and putative peptidoglycan-binding domain-containing protein 1 has protein sequence MASPSRQAPLGGSGLLQGSRARSYGSLVQSACSPVRERRLEHQLAPGDTLAGLALKYGVTMEQIKRANRLYTNDSIFLKKTLYIPILTEPRDLFNGLDSEEEKDGEEEVQSSKDEARPPSADRKKEETGSGRANGEVLPTPGREPPTPIHDLSASDFLKKLDSQISLSKKAAAQKLKKGESGVPGEDSGLHLSSPRMQQRAVLGPVPLTQTARTRTLRDQEDEIFKL, from the exons ATGGCTTCTCCCTCTAGACAGGCCCCCCTCGGGGGGTCAGGACTGCTTCAAGGGAGCCGGGCTCGTTCTTACGGAAGCCTGGTGCAGTCTGCCTGCTCCCCGGTGAGGGAAAGACGCCTGGAGCATCAGTTGGCCCCCGGAGACACCCTGGCTGGACTAGCACTCAAATACGGGGTGACG atggaacaGATTAAGCGTGCAAACCGCCTTTATACTAATGACTCCATCTTCCTGAAGAAAACCCTCTACATCCCCATCCTGACAGAGCCCAGAGACCTGTTCAATGGTTTGGATtctgaggaagagaaggatggagaggaagaggtgCAGTCAAGTAAGGATGAAGCTCGGCCACCCTCAGCtgacaggaagaaagaagaaacaggttCAGGCCGTGCTAACGGGGAGGTCCTTCCCACACCTGGCCGGGAACCCCCAACTCCCATCCATGACCTCTCTGCCTCTGATTTCCTTAAGAAGCTTGATTCACAGATCAGCCTGTCAAAGAAGGCTGCTGCCCAGAAGCTGAAAAAGGGGGAAAGTGG GGTACCCGGGGAGGATTCAGGCCTTCACCTGAGCTCCCCACGGATGCAGCAGCGAGCAGTCCTAGGTCCAGTGCCGCTGACCCAGACCGCTCGGACCCGGACGCTTCGGGACCAGGAGGATGAAATCTTCAAACTCTGA
- the TNFAIP8L2 gene encoding tumor necrosis factor alpha-induced protein 8-like protein 2, whose translation MESFSSKSLALQAEKKLLSKMAGRSVAHLFMDETSSEVLDELYRVSKEYTHSRPQAQRVLKDLIKVAVKVAVLHRSGCFGPGELALADRFRQKLRQGAMTALSFGEVDFTFEAAVLTGLLTECRDTLLELVARHLTPKSHGRIRHVFDHFSDAGLLTALYGPDFTQHRGKICDGLRKLLDEGKL comes from the coding sequence ATGGAGTCCTTCAGCTCAAAGAGTCTGGCACTGCAAGCAGAGAAGAAGCTGCTGAGTAAGATGGCAGGTCGCTCGGTGGCGCATCTGTTCATGGACGAGACGAGCAGCGAGGTGCTCGACGAGCTCTACCGCGTTTCCAAGGAGTACACGCACAGCCGGCCGCAGGCGCAGCGCGTTCTCAAGGACCTCATCAAGGTGGCCGTCAAGGTGGCCGTGCTGCACCGCAGCGGCTGCTTCGGCCCCGGCGAGCTGGCCCTGGCTGACCGCTTCCGCCAAAAGCTGCGGCAGGGCGCCATGACCGCGCTCAGCTTCGGCGAGGTGGACTTCACCTTCGAGGCGGCCGTGCTGACCGGCCTGCTGACCGAGTGCCGGGACACGCTGCTGGAGCTGGTGGCGCGCCACCTCACGCCCAAGTCACACGGCCGCATCCGCCACGTGTTCGATCACTTCTCCGATGCCGGCCTGCTCACGGCCCTCTACGGGCCCGACTTCACTCAGCACCGGGGCAAGATCTGTGATGGGCTCCGGAAGCTGCTGGACGAGGGCAAGCTCTGA